Genomic DNA from Nevskia ramosa DSM 11499:
TCGAGTTCGGCGCGATACAGGTTCCAGGAACCGACGGTGGCCGCGCCGTTGAGCAGGGTCTTGTCCGGCGCGCGCTTGCGCACCAGGTTCAGCGAAGCGCCAGGCTCGCCGGCACCCTGGAACAGGCCACCGGGGCCGCGCAGAAGCTCGATGCGCTCGTACATCGCCGGGTCGTTGTCGACGATGTTGCCGGCGCTGCCGAACGGCAGACCATCGAGCTGGATCGAATCGACCTGATAGCCGCGCACGTAATAGTTGTTGAACAGCCCGGCGCCATCGAAACGCTGCACGGTAACGCCGGTGGTGAACTTCAGGGCATCGGCGATGTTGACGACGTTCTGGTCATCGAGCCGTTCGCGTGTGATGACGCTGGCCGACTGCGGCGTTTCCCGGATGGTCAGCGAGCCCTTGCCGATGCTCAGGTCGCCGACATAGGCATCGGCCGGCTTTTCGGCAATGACCTGCACCGGCGCCAGCGTCACTGGCGCATTGGGTTCACGGGTTTCGGCAGCCGGGTCGGAAGCCGTTTCAGCGGCGGCAATCGGGGTCGCATCCTCGGCCATCGCCGGGTTGCCACTCATCGCGACCAGCGTTGCCAGCATCAGTTTTCTATTCACAAGCGTCAGCGTCCTTCTAGGGAGATGGATAGCTGGCGAAGGGCTGGCTGGTAGATTGGAGAAACAGATTCTGGGCGACTAGCCCCGGTGCAACGGGCCTCTTTTGATCGATCGAGAATGTCTTGGATGCGGGGTCGCCAGGCGCTGCGCCAGCCGCTGCAGCCAGTGCGGACGCCAGCTCAGAGTGAACACCAGCGACGGCGCGGCAACGCTCAACAGCAGCAGCCACAGCACGGAGCCAAACGCCGCGCCATCGCGCAACCAGGCACAGCTCAGCGACAAGGCAAGCGCCAGGCTGCCCAGCAGTCGCAGCGCTTTCTTCTGCGGCGGCTGCGCGACATGGCTGGGCGCCACCTGCTGCCAGTGTCGCGACTGCGACAGGGCAAACAGCGCGAAGCCGAGATAAGCCGCGCCCGCGGCAATGATCAGCAGCAAGCTGTCAGCCATGTTCAAGCTCGGCATTTCTAGACGGCGATCGAACCGCGCGCTGTATCGGCTTGCGCTGGGCCATGTGACGGCCAGCGAAGGCAGCAATGGCGGCCGCGAGCAGCAGCACGGCATCCATGCCGACGGCGGCCCACTGGCCGTGCATCACGCTGCTCAGATGGTCGTGAGTGGTCAACGCATCGAGCAGCACTGCCAGCGCGGCCAGCACGGCGATGGCGCCGGTCTGCTCGCACCAGGCTCGCCGCGGACGCAGCGCCGCATGCGCGAAGCTGGCGAGCCAGAGCAGATAGAAGGCTCCGGTCTCCAGCTGCGGACGTTCGTAGCCCAGCCACTGCGCATCGAGCGGCAGCAGGCGATTGGCCACCAAGAACATCGCCGTCGACGCGATGATGCCGGTGACGCTGCCGACGGTCAGCGCTTCGACGATCCGCACGCCTTTCAGGCCTTTCTTCGCATGGCTGGCCCGCCGCGCTTCCAGCCAGAAGATGAAGCCGGTGGCGATCATCACGCAGCCGCTCAGGCCGAGCACGAAGTAGATCCAGCGCAGGGTCCAGTGCTTGAACTGCACCAGATGCAGGCCGCTGATGAAGCGCTGCACGGTCATCACCGGTGCTGCTTCAAAGCGGCTCAGCACGGCGCCGGTGGTGCCATCGAAATAGATCTGGTCGAGGTTCACCGTGATGTCGCTGGCCGAACTGCGGCGCACTTCCACGATTGAATTTGCATCGGCCGGATTGATCACCCGCACGAAGAACGGCCGGCCACCCTGCCACTGCTGCTCGGCGCTGGCAATCATCGCGTCGAGCGACGCCAGGGTGCCGGGCTGGTTCGCCTTGTCACGGTTGTAGCGGCCGTAGGCGTCATCGGTGAACGCCTTGATTGCCTGGGGCGCATCCGGCGTATCGGCGTAGGTGAGCAGCGGCGCGGTCGGGAAATAGATACCCATGAAAATGATCAGGCCCGACAGCACCATGACGAAATGGAACGGCAGGCCGAGCACACCGCTGAGGTTGTGCAGATCGAGACTGGCGCGCTGCAACTGTTTCTTCGGCCGGAACAGGAAGAAGTCGATGAAGATCTTCTTGTGGATGATCACGCCGCTGACCAGCAGCACCAGCATCGCCATCGCCGTCACGCCAACGATCCAGTAACCCATCTGCCGCCACTTGATGTGCAGCATGTAGTGGAACGGATAGATGAAACCGGTGCCGCCAAGCGTGCCCTGATCGGCGATCAAAGCACCAGTCACCGGATCGAAATCACGGCGCGTGCGCTGCTTGTCGA
This window encodes:
- a CDS encoding DUF3325 domain-containing protein codes for the protein MADSLLLIIAAGAAYLGFALFALSQSRHWQQVAPSHVAQPPQKKALRLLGSLALALSLSCAWLRDGAAFGSVLWLLLLSVAAPSLVFTLSWRPHWLQRLAQRLATPHPRHSRSIKRGPLHRG
- a CDS encoding PepSY-associated TM helix domain-containing protein, with protein sequence MEDTFRKSMGWLHTWAGVVLGSVMFAMFWMGSLSVFDREIDRWMMPATRLAAPPADFSLDRSVVPIARELAAASPQWGISLPTERTPVLRLNYVGVDKQRTRRDFDPVTGALIADQGTLGGTGFIYPFHYMLHIKWRQMGYWIVGVTAMAMLVLLVSGVIIHKKIFIDFFLFRPKKQLQRASLDLHNLSGVLGLPFHFVMVLSGLIIFMGIYFPTAPLLTYADTPDAPQAIKAFTDDAYGRYNRDKANQPGTLASLDAMIASAEQQWQGGRPFFVRVINPADANSIVEVRRSSASDITVNLDQIYFDGTTGAVLSRFEAAPVMTVQRFISGLHLVQFKHWTLRWIYFVLGLSGCVMIATGFIFWLEARRASHAKKGLKGVRIVEALTVGSVTGIIASTAMFLVANRLLPLDAQWLGYERPQLETGAFYLLWLASFAHAALRPRRAWCEQTGAIAVLAALAVLLDALTTHDHLSSVMHGQWAAVGMDAVLLLAAAIAAFAGRHMAQRKPIQRAVRSPSRNAELEHG